GACTCCACTCATGTCTCCTCCCCCTCCGCTCGCTGGCACGGGCGCGGTTTCAACGCACACTACAGTCACACGCCCGGCCGAAGGCCACGCCCTCCGAGGTCAGCCTATGGAGCTGGCGCCCCACAGCCGAGCGTGCATTCCCTTGGAGTTCCCCCCTCCCGAGCCCCGGCTCCCACCCGGCCGCTCTGCCACTCCCTCAACGCAAGGGCTCACTGCGCGTGCGTGACGAATATTCCGGCTGGCGACCCGGCCTGTCTTCGTTCACTTTACCTTCGTGACCTCCGCCAGCTCGAACCCGCTCCTGTCCGACCGTGACGTCGACTTCCAGCTCTACGAAGTGCTCGACGCCGCGAGCCTCTGCGCCCTGCCCGCCTTCTCCGAGCACTCGAAGGAAACGTTCGAGCTGCTGCTGGGCAACGTCCGCCGCTTCGCCCGCGAGGTGCTCTTCCCCACCTACCGGCTGATGGACTCCGAGCCACCCGCCTTCCGGGACGGACGCGTCCACGCGCACCCGCTCATGCGCCGGCTCTACCCGCGGATGGTGGAGCTGGGCCTGCTCACCGCCACCCGTCCCCCCGAGGTGGGCGGCCAGCGACTGCCCCTCACCGTCGCCTCGGTGGCCTCCGCCTACCTCATGGCGGCCAACCTCAGCGCCTACGGCTACGTGGGGCTCACCATCGGCGCGGCCCACCTGCTGGAGGCATTCGGCACGCCCTGGCTGCGCGAGCACTTCATGACCCGCCTGTACCAGGGCGAGTGGACGGGCACCATGGCCCTCACCGAGCCGCAGGCGGGCAGCAGCCTCGCGGACGTGAAGACACGCGCCACCCCCATGCCGGACGGCTCCTACCGCATCACCGGCTCGAAGATCTTCATCAGCGGCGCGGACCAGGACTTCACCGAGAACGTGGTGCACCTCACGCTGGCACGCATCGACGGGGCGCTGCCCGGCACCCGCGGCATCTCGCTCTTCGCCGTGCCCACGCGCCGCCCCGAGGGCAACCGACTGGTGGACAACGACGTCCAGGTGGCCGGCGTCATCCACAAGATTGGCTGGAAGGGCCTGCCCAGCTGCGTGCTCAACTACGGCGAGGCGGGCGACTGCCGGGGCTGGCTCGTCGGGCCGGAGAACCGGGGCCTGGCCTGCATGTTCCAGATGATGAACGAGGCGCGCATCATGGTGGGCCTCAACGGCGTGTCCACCGCCGCCGTGGCCTACCACGAGTCGCTGGACTACGCGCGCAGCCGCCCGCAGGGCCGCCCCGCCAGCGCCAAGGACGTCACCCAGCCACAGACGGCCATCATCGAGCACGCGGACGTGCGGCGGATGCTGCTGCGCCAGAAGGCCATCGTGGAGGGCGGTCTGTCGCTGCTGATCGCCGCCTCCCAACAGGCGGACCTGGCCGCGCACGCCCCCGACGAAGAGGCACGGCGGCGCGCGCAGCTCCTGCTGGATCTGCTCACGCCGGTGGCCAAGACGTTCCCGGCGGAGAAGGGCTACGAGGCCAACGCGCTCGCGCTCCAGGTGCACGGCGGCTACGGCTACTCGAGCGAGTACCTGCCCGAGGCGTGGCTGCGCGACCAGAAGCTCAACAGCATCCACGAGGGCACCACCGGCATCCAGGGGCTGGACCTGCTCGGGCGCAAGGTGATGGCGGCCGGGGGCGAGGCGCTGCGTCTCTTCACCGAGGAGGTGGCCACCACCGTGGCCCGCGCGCGCCGCGCCCAGGTGGAGGAGAGCTGGTGCGCCGCCATGGAGCAGGCCCTGGGCCAGGCGACGGAGCTCACCATGTCGCTGGGCGCCATGGGCATGGCGGGCGAGGTGGAGCAGATGCTGCGCCACAGCGCCGACTTCATGGAGCTGTTCTCCATCATCGCCGTGGCGTGGCGGTGGCTGGCGCAGGCGGCGGCGGCTCGGGAGGGGCTCGCGCGAGGAGGCGAGGGCCGGGACTTCTACGAGGGCAAGGTGTGCGCGGCCCAGTACTGGTTCGCCGTGGAGGTGCCGCGCGTGCCTCACCTGGTGCAGCTCTGCCGCTCGTGCGAGGACTCCTATACCCGCATGCAGCCGGGCTGGTTCTGAGCGTATATAAGGAGCGAACGTGCCCGTCTCCTTCCACCTGTGCCAGCCCGGACGAGGTGCCTCCTGCGGTGCCTGCTGTGGGCTCTACAACTTCCGAGACCACTCCCGCGCGGCGCTCACCGAGCGGCTGGCCGAGCAGACGGCACGGATGAGCGGCGTGCCCCACACGCGGGAGGCCTGGCGCGCCGCCGCGCGAGCTCTCGTGGAGTCCCGCCAGCAGGCGCCCCTCTTCCCCTCCGTGCGCGTGTGCCCCCTGCTGGGCTTCATCGACGAGGAGCAGCGCAGGGTGGGCTGCATGGGACACCCCAAGGTGACGGGCGGAGTGGACCTGCGCGACTGCGGCGTCTACCGCGCCTCCATCTGCGAGACGTTCACCTGCCCCTCCTTCGGCTGGCTCGAGGATGCCCAGGCCCGGCTCGTCGAGGCGGCGTGCCAGGACTGGTACCTCTATGGGCTCGTCATCACCGACGTGGAGTTCGTCCGCGGCTGCCTGCGCCTCATCGAGCGCGAGCTGGCCGGCCCCGCCCGCCCGGAGCGGATGATGGCCCGGCCCGCCGCGCTGGAGGCCGTGCGGCGCCTCTTCGCGCTGAAGGAGACGGCGGCCGAGCGCACCCCCCACGCCCCCATCTTCGGCCGCTTCACGCCGGACACGGAGGGCGAGCCCATCTCGCGCACGCTCAACTATGCGCGCCTGGGCGTGCGGGCCGCACCCGAGGACGATGTCGTGCTGTGCCTCGGGTACGATCCGGCTGACGCCGCCACGCTCACCGCCGCACGCGAGCGGGTCCGCATGCACGTCCGGGCCGTGGTCCGCGCACTCATCGACTGAGCACTGTCCACGGATCCACGGCGAGAGGGAAACTCCTTCCCCACAGGGAGGGCAAACTCCTCCACCGCGGGAGGTCCTCTCGCCGTGTCCCCCTGCTCGTGGCGAGCCTCCCACCTGACGTCAGGGCCTGGCACTGTCCGCTGGTGGAAGGACCGCGCTGGCTCCTCCCCCACCCCCGCCGGGCGCGCTGCTTGCAGATGGGAGCAGGCAGGAACCAGTTTTCCCACATCGGGGGAGGCGAGGAATGGGGCGTCGTTGGGCGTGGATGGGAATGGTGGGAGTGTGCGCGCTGCTGACAGGGTGCCAGCGGCGCGAGAGCCACGAGCAGACAGCGCCCACCTCGGCGCGGGCACCGGCACCCTCACGGCCGAGCGGAAGCACCGCGCCCGAGCGGACGAGCATGGCGCCACCGGCCGTGACGGCCCAGACGCAGCCGCCCCTGGCGCAGCCCTCGGGAGCAGCCCCGGCCCAGGCAACGCCTGCCGCGCAGGGCCAGCGCCAGGGCCTGGCAGCCTCGAGCGCCGCGCCCCAGCCGGCGCCCGCCGCGCCCCGTGGCACCCCCACGGCACCCGGGGCCGCAGCCGCGCAGGAAGCGCCCGAGGGCCGGGTGATGATCGGCCTGGAGGCCGTCCAGGCCAGTGAGGACGAGGCCTGGTTCGAGGGCGCGGCCAAGGCGGCGCGCGCGGCCCGGCAGAGCGACTCGGTGCCGCTGGACCGCGTGGTCATCGCCACGGGCACCGTGGATGGCCGCGTCACCCGCGTGGAGCGCGGCACCGTCCACGTGCGCGACGGCGAGGGCAACGTGTACCAGCTGCGCATCGACAAGCAGAGCCGCGGGGTGAAGCAGGGCCAGAGCGTGCCCCTGCGGCAGCTCGAGGAAGGCACGCCCGTGCGCGCCTCGTTCGATCTCGTCGGCGGCAGCAGCTTCGCGCGCGACATCGAGGTCCGCCGCTGAGCCACCTCGGCCCGCTCGGGCCCCGCAAAGACGACGCCCGGGAGCACAGGCCCCCGGGCGTCTCACTTCTCACTCGGCGCTACGACGGAAGGACTAGTAGGTGCCCTTCATCGTCGTGTTGCTGTAGGCCTGGTAGCCGTAGGAGCAGGCGTACCAGGTGCCAGCCGCCGGGCTGTTGATGGTGCACGTCTCGGTGTTGCCCGCGGTGTACGGACGGCAGGCGTAGGTGCTGGTGGTCGGCGCCGAGCCCTGGCGGACGTACAGGTCCGCGTCGCCCGTGCCACCGGCCTGGTTGAAGACCACCTTGGTCTTGCCAGACGGAACCGTCAGCGTCCAGCACGTCCAGGTGGACTTGGCGCCAGAGTACGCGGCCGAAGCCACGCCGTTGGTCAGCGTGTCGCCCGTCGGAGGCGTGGTGCCGGAGTAGGTGCCCTTGATCGACAGGCCCGAGAAGGTGGAGTACGCGTTGATCATCACGTACCAGTCGCCCGCGGCCGGGTTGTTGTGCGTGCACGTCTCCGTGTTGCCGGAGGCGTACGGACGGCAGTCATAGGTGCTGGCGTCCGGAGCCGCGCCGAACTTGGTGTACAGGTCGGCGTCGCCCGTGCCACCGCTCATCTCGAACTTCAGGCTGGTCTGGCCGGCCGGAACGGTCAGCTTGTAGTACTTGTTGGCGCCCGTGCTGGCGGACTGGCCCGTCAGCGCCACGCCGTTGCTCAGCGGGGTGGCAGTGGGCGGCGGCACGACGATGCCCACGCCCACGGCCTCCCAGGCCTGCGTCGTGGAGGCCTTCTCGGCCGCGCCGTAGAACTGCTCGGCCTTCTGCTCGGTGCACGTCTTGGCGCCCGCGAAGTTGGTGCTCGCCACCATGCAGTTGGCGTTGGCCTCGTAGAAGATCTTCCCCGCCTTCTGGATGCCGATGCCCGCCACGTTGACGGTCGTCTTGTTGCGCGGGTGGGTGCCACCGGTGGACAGCAGCTTGAACGCCAGGTTGGCGATGCCCGAGTTCCAGTGCACGCCGCCGTTGTCCGAGGAGCCCGTGTAGCGCTCGGGGTAGTAGTCCGTCGACGAGCCGTCCTGGGTGGGGTTGCCCATGTAGCGCAGGGCGTCACCCGCCGTGGCCGGCGTCCACACGTCATCACCGATCATCCACACGGCCGCGTCCACCACCCAGCCCTTCGTCCAGGCCTCGCAGTAGGCGGAGAAGATGTCGCTCATGCCCTCGTTGAGCGCGCCCGACTCGTACGAGTAGGTGAGGTTGGACTCGGAGCTGGTCACCGCGTGCGTCAGCTCGTGCAC
The nucleotide sequence above comes from Hyalangium gracile. Encoded proteins:
- a CDS encoding acyl-CoA dehydrogenase, coding for MTSASSNPLLSDRDVDFQLYEVLDAASLCALPAFSEHSKETFELLLGNVRRFAREVLFPTYRLMDSEPPAFRDGRVHAHPLMRRLYPRMVELGLLTATRPPEVGGQRLPLTVASVASAYLMAANLSAYGYVGLTIGAAHLLEAFGTPWLREHFMTRLYQGEWTGTMALTEPQAGSSLADVKTRATPMPDGSYRITGSKIFISGADQDFTENVVHLTLARIDGALPGTRGISLFAVPTRRPEGNRLVDNDVQVAGVIHKIGWKGLPSCVLNYGEAGDCRGWLVGPENRGLACMFQMMNEARIMVGLNGVSTAAVAYHESLDYARSRPQGRPASAKDVTQPQTAIIEHADVRRMLLRQKAIVEGGLSLLIAASQQADLAAHAPDEEARRRAQLLLDLLTPVAKTFPAEKGYEANALALQVHGGYGYSSEYLPEAWLRDQKLNSIHEGTTGIQGLDLLGRKVMAAGGEALRLFTEEVATTVARARRAQVEESWCAAMEQALGQATELTMSLGAMGMAGEVEQMLRHSADFMELFSIIAVAWRWLAQAAAAREGLARGGEGRDFYEGKVCAAQYWFAVEVPRVPHLVQLCRSCEDSYTRMQPGWF
- a CDS encoding M4 family metallopeptidase — translated: MSNKILKAFCAAWLGLTYAACGTAEQQQVDADELMTNAEAKDGTDIQQALSVLGNTRVLATQADKVTPAFIKGNLGQVSQGLVGVDAQAALPAVAAAFRMQAQDLVLKSTTTDSQGHTYLRYSQTKNGLQVVGAELLLMVNPKGTVYAANSSAYDVAPGVQVPTKPTIAPEAAAFAARGAGMLFRSESTGRLVYVHGDHGKLVLAYETIVTGERDGLPVRDMVYVNATNGQVALRAPTIHSAMNRAVHTANNGTSLPGTLKRSEGGAATGDSHVDDNYNHLGTTYQCYFQNFGRDSYTGTGAQLKSTVHYSSNYVNAFWNGTQMVYGDGDGVQSAPLGKSLDVTVHELTHAVTSSESNLTYSYESGALNEGMSDIFSAYCEAWTKGWVVDAAVWMIGDDVWTPATAGDALRYMGNPTQDGSSTDYYPERYTGSSDNGGVHWNSGIANLAFKLLSTGGTHPRNKTTVNVAGIGIQKAGKIFYEANANCMVASTNFAGAKTCTEQKAEQFYGAAEKASTTQAWEAVGVGIVVPPPTATPLSNGVALTGQSASTGANKYYKLTVPAGQTSLKFEMSGGTGDADLYTKFGAAPDASTYDCRPYASGNTETCTHNNPAAGDWYVMINAYSTFSGLSIKGTYSGTTPPTGDTLTNGVASAAYSGAKSTWTCWTLTVPSGKTKVVFNQAGGTGDADLYVRQGSAPTTSTYACRPYTAGNTETCTINSPAAGTWYACSYGYQAYSNTTMKGTY